One stretch of Candidatus Schekmanbacteria bacterium DNA includes these proteins:
- the prfB gene encoding peptide chain release factor 2: protein MGGIFDLPSKKKRLSELESLISTEDFWKDKEKAKKVLAERKNVEKAVKEWEALKNRSKDLMELFELCANDEEEMQKELESEIISFERELGKSEVKILLSGEDDIKNAILTIHPGAGGTESQDWAQMLMRMYLRWAERKDFHTEIVDLQQGDEAGIKNVIITINGEYAYGYLKAETGIHRLVRISPFDANKRRHTSFASVFVTPEVDDDITIEIKEDELKIDTFRAGGAGGQHVNKSDTAVRITHLPTGIVVGCQNERSQYQNKMTAMKILKSRLYELKLQEEKEKMDAIHSQKKDIAWGNQIRSYVLHPYRMVKDHRTGVEVGNADAVLDGDIDQFIESYLIEAGKQKQNS, encoded by the coding sequence TTGGGAGGCATCTTTGACCTGCCGTCGAAGAAAAAACGCCTCAGCGAACTTGAGTCGTTAATTTCGACTGAGGACTTCTGGAAAGACAAGGAGAAAGCTAAAAAGGTGCTTGCTGAGAGGAAGAATGTAGAAAAAGCCGTCAAGGAATGGGAAGCGCTGAAAAACAGATCGAAAGATTTAATGGAGCTTTTTGAGCTTTGCGCAAATGATGAAGAGGAAATGCAAAAGGAATTGGAGTCTGAAATTATAAGCTTTGAGAGAGAACTTGGGAAAAGCGAAGTAAAGATTCTTCTTTCAGGTGAAGATGACATAAAAAATGCAATCCTCACCATACACCCTGGTGCAGGAGGTACAGAATCCCAAGATTGGGCTCAGATGCTTATGAGAATGTATCTTCGCTGGGCGGAAAGAAAGGATTTTCACACTGAAATTGTCGATTTACAGCAGGGTGATGAGGCTGGAATCAAAAATGTCATAATTACTATCAATGGCGAATATGCATATGGATATTTGAAAGCAGAGACCGGTATCCATCGGCTTGTGAGGATATCTCCTTTCGATGCAAATAAGCGCCGTCATACTTCCTTTGCCTCTGTTTTCGTTACACCGGAAGTAGATGACGATATAACAATAGAGATAAAAGAAGATGAACTTAAAATTGATACATTCAGGGCAGGAGGGGCAGGAGGACAACATGTCAATAAATCTGATACAGCTGTACGCATAACACACTTGCCCACAGGAATAGTCGTTGGGTGTCAAAACGAACGCTCACAATATCAAAACAAGATGACTGCTATGAAGATTTTAAAATCGCGCTTATATGAATTGAAGCTTCAAGAAGAAAAAGAAAAGATGGACGCAATACACAGCCAAAAAAAAGATATTGCATGGGGGAATCAAATTCGTTCTTATGTTTTGCATCCCTACAGAATGGTAAAAGACCATAGGACAGGAGTTGAAGTAGGAAATGCAGATGCTGTCCTCGATGGAGATATAGACCAATTTATTGAATCTTACTTGATTGAAGCGGGGAAGCAAAAACAGAATAGTTGA